The region CTACGGTTCCTGTTAAGGTAAACTTGGGACAGATGAACTTTGTGAAGCCGAACTCAAAGCCCCTTAAAATTCCTATCCAGCTGTTCTGGTAAAGCAGTGCACCGTAGGCTCTGAGACCCTCCTCAAACCAGCGGTCCCTTATGAGACCCACCTTGAGAAGGTGGCCCCTGTCTTTTCCGTTCCTTTGAAGGTCGGTTATTGAGTAGTTTCCGAAGAGCTGCCAAGTTCTGTTAAGCTGGTAGTAGGCGCTCTGTGTAAACCTCAGCTCCCTGCCTTGGGGAGAGAAGAGGTGGAATATAGTGTTCTCGTAGCGGTTATCGTAGTAGGTGTAGCTGCCGTTGTAGTATTCAAACTCTGAAGTGAGCCTGGTTCTTATAGAGGGGAAGAGGTTGACTCCGAAGTTTGCGCTCACCCACTTACCGTTGGCAACGTCGTACTCGAACCGGCTGAACTGGGAGATTTTGGGCGTTAGGTATTTAAAGTTACCGACTGCTACCGAGCTCTTCTGGACGTGCCCTCCGTGCCTGAGGTGCTCAAAACCCAAAAAGAGCCCGTTGTAGTCGAACCTGAATCCCCCGAGGAAGTCGTCTCCGCTGGGGGAGTTCGGCTCAAAGTAGCGCGGTTTTCCTACGTAGAAAACGTATCTGACCTTACCGGTTTTCCCCTGGTACCTAACGGCGTCTGCTATGTAGGTTTCAAAGCCTTCAGATATGAACTGACGACCTACGGTTAAAACGTTGTCTTTTCTCTTATCGAAGGGAACTTCCACGTAGAGCTGGTAGATGTCTACGTTCCAGTCGGTTCCGTAGCCGAGGTCTTTCCAGAGCTTACCGTAGAAGTGCAGCTCGGAGTTTCCCTTAAGGTCTCTAACGTCCAGCTTCAGGTAGTTGTCGAAGGGGATTGAGTCTCGGTCGTATATGTCCTGTCGGAACTCGATTTGGGTTTTAAGCTCCCCCTCGTACCCCGGGACCTTTATGGCTGCCTGTGTTTGTGTTGCAGAAAGGAGCCCTATCCCCGAGGCGATAACCGCCAGAGCTGCTCTCTCTATCCCCACGTTAATCCCTCTCTGCTGAAGCTGTGTTTTAAAATACTACATAACCGGATAATTCGCTGTCAAGTTTTTAAGAAAATACCTCATTCCTAATCTACTGATTAGCATATCAAGGCCAGCTGAGGGGAAGAACTTCCACCTGCTCACCTGCCTTGACCTCCCCCCTGTGGGCTTCAACCACCGCGAGTCCGTCGCAGAGGGCCATAGATGTGTAGTTTGCAGTCTGTTGACTGCCTGCGTTCTTTACGGTGATTTTACCGTTTTCTTGGTGGATTGTAACTCTTACGAAGTCCACTCGCCCCTCCCGGGAGTGGAGCTTCTCGGCCGCCGTTGCCTTTATGTACCTGTTCTCTACATCGCTCCTTCCGGCCAGCTTTCTAACTGCCGGTAACAGGAACTCAAGGGCGTTCACTGTGGTTGCGGCCGGGTATCCGGGAAGGCCTATTAAGGTTTTTCCTTCTTTAACGGCAAAGAGCAAGGGCCTTCCGGGCCTTATGTTCGTGGAATTGAAAAACACTTTGAAGCCGAGTTCCGGAACTGCCCTTTTTACAAAGTCAAACTTGCCCTTAGAGATGCCGCCTGTGGTCACTACAAGGTCTGCGTTCTCTGCTGCCTCTTCTATCACGGTTTTTAGCTTCTCCGGAGAGTCTTCAACTGTTCCCATGTACACCGTTTCGACCCCTTCACTCTCCAGTAACCCTTTTAGGAGGTAGTAGTTTGTGTTCCTTGCGGCCCCGGGCTTTGAAGAGTGGTAAGGTTCAAGTATCTCGTTGCCGGTTGTTATGAGGGCCACCTTGGGTCTCCTGAAGACCTTTACTGTATAGATGCCCACGTGGGCGATGAGGGCCACTTTCCTGGGTGTTAAGAGCTCTCCCTCTGAGAGGATTTTCTCTCCTTTTTTAGCTTCGCTCCCCCTGTAGTTTATTAGTTGGCCCGGCTTTACCGCTTTTTCAATCACTACGGAGCTTCCCTTCTGGAGCGTATCTTCCACCCTGACTACTGCATCTGCCCCTTCCGGGACTATGCCGCCGGTCATCACAAATGCGGCCTCTCCCGGCCCTATGGGGGCTACAGGCTCTTTTCCGGCCTCTACGGTTTCCACTACCTTGAGCTCTGCCGGAAGCTCCCTGCAGGAGCTACTTACAACTGCAAAGCCGTCTACTGCAGAGAGGTCGGCGTTGGGTAGCTCTTCCGGGGAGAAGAGGTTTTCCCCCAGGACTCTGCCGTAACACTCGTGGAGCGTTTTTACCTCTTTCCCCACCGGTTTAACGTGAGAGAGTATAAGGCGCAGGGCCTCTTCCCTTGTTACTTTCATCACTCTCCTCCTTAAGGTCTGCCGAAAGGACAGATGGGGAATACACACACCGGGCAGCTGTGGCATAGGCCTCCGTGGCTTTTTGCGGCAACTTCCCCTTTGGAGATTCTCTCTCCAACCAGGAGCTTCGGTAGCCATATGTCAAAGGAGGTTGCCTTGAAGAAGAGGGCTGCAGCAGGAACTGCCACAACCGGTTTCCCCTTTACCCAGCCCATTGTCAGCATATTCCCCGGCTGGATTGGATTCCCCCTGATGAAGTTCTCCGCTCCGGCCTCCCTCAGTGCCCTGTAGGTAACGTCGTCGGGGTCTACCGAGGTGCCTCCCGTGAGTATTACTATATCGAACTTCTGGGCAAACTCTTCTATCTTCTGCCTTATCCTCTCTTTGTCGTCGGGGAGTATCACCCTCTTAGCCACCTGGCACTTGAAAAATTCAAGTTTCGGCTTAAGTCTTTCGTAGAACTTGTCCTCTATGCGGCCGCTGTACACCTCGTTACCGGTTATTATGAGGCCTGCCTTTTTCTCTGTAAACGGAATTACCTTCATTATTCCGCCTTTTGCGAGCTCTACGGCCTCCTCTACCTCTTTCCTTGGGGCCACAAGCGATATTATCCTGACGGCCGCCACTTTTGTTCCGGGCTTAACGTACATATCGGAGTGGATTGTGGGACACGAGGGTTCCCCTATGGAGTTGAAGGCTATCAGCTTCTCTACATCTACCTTGAAGAGGCCGAAAACCGATGAGTAGATGTTTACCTTGCCCTCTTTCGGCTGGCTGTCCCTGTAGAGGTTTTCCCCCATTAGGGCATCTGCGAGCATTACGGCGGCTTCATCTTCGTGGATTTCGTCTTCTGAAAGCTCCAGAACGTAGATGTGCTCTTTCCCCAGCTTTTTCAGTTTCTCAACGTCTTCCTCCCTGATTACGTGGCCCTTTTTGAAGGCCCTGCCCTTAAAGTTCCTCTCAAGGTCCACTTCTGTTATGTCGTGGGCGAGAACGAGTCCCACTGCCTCTTCCACTTTTACCAGTCTCTTCATGGTTCCTCCTTTAAAACCGGTAGCAGTTGTGGTGATAGGTAAAAGGTTGCAACCCTACCGGGCTCCAAGAGCTTATTGGGCAGAAGCGAAGGGGGAAGGTGGAGCTCAACTTCTCTCCCCTCAAAGAGGGCCGTTACTTGGGTGGTGCCCCTACGGAGCTTCACCTCTTTAACTTTGAGCTCCAGCCTGTTTGTCTCTTGGGCCGGGTTCAGGGCAACCGAGAAGGGGAGGACCGATACGAGCACCTTTTCTCCCCTCTTGAAGGGTCCCTTCCTGCACTTTATCCTCTTTCCCCCTGCCGTTTTTACAACCGTTTGGTTGCCGTTGACCTCGCACACGGTTGCTTCTATGAAGCACCGGTGGCCGAGGATTTCCGCCACTCGCTTGCTCCCCGGCGATAGGTATATCTCCCTCGGCTCTCCCTGGGCCAGGGTTTTGCCGCCGTCCATGACCACTACTTGGTCTCCCAGCTCGAAGGCCTCGTCTATGTCGTGGGTTACAAGGAGTGTGGGTAGGGAGAACTCTCTGATTATTCTGAGGATTTCTCTGTGAAGCTCCTCCTTCAGGCCGGCGTGAAGCGCTGAAAACGGCTCATCCAGCAGTAGGAGTTCTGGTTCTGCTGCAAGAGCCCTTGCAAGGGCAACCCTCTGTTTCTGCCCTCCCGATAGCTGGCTCGGGAGTTTCTCCTTCAGGTGCTCTATCTGGAGGAGTTTGAGTAGCTCGTTGGCAAGCTCCCGCCTCCTGCAGCCGTAAGTTACGTTTGCCCATACGTTTAAGTGGGGGAATAGGGCAAAGTCTTGAAACAGAAAACCCACTCTCCTGTGTTGGGGTTTGAGGTTTATGCCCTCCTCGGAGGAGTAGAAGACTTTTCCGTTAACCTCTATGTGGCCGCTATCTGGCTTCACAACTCCCGCAACGCAGTTGAGAGTAAGGCTCTTTCCCGAGCCCGACGGAGCAAAGAGGACAGTCACGAGCCCCTCGGACTTAAAAGAGACGTTAAGGTTAAACTTCGGAAGGCGTTTCTTTACCCTAACCTCTACCACTGCTTGCTCCGGTTCGAGAGTCGGTTGATTGCGTAGATGGTTACGAGGGCTATGGCTGCGGTAACTGCGGTCAGCAGGTTTGCCCTTTCAAAATCGCCGTTGGATACGGAGCTGTATATCTCGAGTGGAATGGTGTTTGTTTTGAACGGTATGTAGCCGGCCAACATCAGCGTTGCGCCGAACTCCCCGAGGGCCCTTGCAAAGGATAGAATTACGGCCGCCACTATCCCCCGCTTTGCGAGGGGGAGCACAATCCTGAAGAAGGTGTTTACCTCTCCCTTTCCCAGCGTGTAGGAGACCGTAAGGAGCCTCTTATCTACGGCCTCTATTGCCGCCCTTGCGCTCTTTACAAATATGGGAAAGGAGGCCACGGCTGCCGCAACTACCGCCGCGTACCAGGTGAACACTATCCCCTTGTGAAACAGTGTGTAGAGAAGCTCCCCGATTGGTCCTTTCCTGCCGAGCAGCAGTAGCAGTATGTAGCCGGTTACCGTCGGCGGAAAGACAAGGGGCAGTGTGATGAGGGCATCTACGGCGTTTTTAAAGGGGAAATCCCTTGTTGCGAGCATGTAGGCCAGGGGGGTTCCTAAGAGCGTAACTATGGCGGTTGACGAGATTGCCACCTTTAAAGAGAGCTTCACCGAAAAGAGGGCCAGGGGGTCCAGTCCCACTACGGCCTCCTGAATCCGAAACGTTCCATCTCTCTCTCTGGGAGGCTATGTAGCGTGTTCAGGAATGCTTCGGCCTCTTTAACGTTCCCCCCTTTAACGGCGGCCCCGTAAAAGATTGCCGGCGAGTGGCTCTTTTCGGGAAGCACCTTAAGTAGCTTTACGCTCTTTTTGAACTTTAGGTAGTCGGACAGGTAGACGATTCCGGCGTCTGCGTTCCCGGTTGCCACCCAAACTGCAACCTGCCTGACGTTTGGGGCAAACACGAGCCTGTTTTTGAGTTCTCCATAGAGCTTCAAGTTCTTTAAAGCCTCTAACGCGTACCTTCCCACTGGGGCCGATTTATCGCCTACGGCTATGGTTTTGGCCTCTTTTAGGCTCTTGATTTTTGAGTCCTTCGGAACGATTACAACCAGCTGGGTTTTTGCCACCGGTTCTATCGAGCTTTCTACGAGCAGCCCTTTCTTTTTTAGGTACTCTACCCACCTTTTGTTGGCCGAAAGGTAAACGTCGGCTGAAGCTCCCTCCTCTATCTGTTTGGCCAACCTTCCGGAAGAGGAGAAGTTGAATACAACTCTTCCCTTAAAGTGGTTGGCGGCATCTTTTGCGAGGTCCCTCATCCCCATGGCGCAGAACACCCAAACCTCCTTTGCGCCGGCATCAGAGAGCCAGAGGGCAACAAGCAGCAGGCTCAGCAGTAGCTTCAGCCTTTTCACGCTCCACCTCCTTACCCGTAAAATTAAAAAAGGGTCAGCCCCGAGCCGGAACTGACCCTTTTTTGGCGGGTTCCTTTCCAAGCCCGGGAGGCACAGCCGTTTCCAGCTGTACCCTATCGGTCTGGCACCGTAGGCTGTAGCCCTTAGGTAACCAGACTCGGAACCCGAGTCACGATTATACAACAACTTGTGTTAGAATGGCTAAAAATAAAAACTCTTCGGAGGGACACCTTGAAGGCGATAATCCTTGCAGGGGGTTCGGGAACGAGGCTTTTTCCACTCTCCCGTAACAACTACCCGAAACAGTTCATAGAGCTTATCTCCGGGAAATCCTTCTTTCAGGACACGGTAGAGCGTTTCCTGACCTTTTTGTCCCCCCAAGACCTTCTCGTCTCAACGAGGAAAGACTATGCCTTCCTCGTTAAGGACCAGCTTGAGCAGATAGGGGTTGATAACTCCCGGGTTTCGCTGGTTCTAGAGCCGTCCAGCAGAAATACGGCTCCGGCTATAGCTTTAGCGGTAAGGGCCCTCCTTGAGGAGGGGGCGTCTGCAGACGAGGTGGTTTTTGTTGCTCCGTCGGACCACTTCATCAGGCCGAAGGAGGCTATAAAAAACCTCTCTGTAGAGGTTGAGGAGGCCGCGAAGGCGGGATACATAGTGACCTTCGGTATAAAGCCGACCAAGCCCGAAACGGGCTACGGTTACATCCTCCTCGGAGAAAAGGTTAAGGGTAACGTTTACAGGGTGGAGCGCTTTGTAGAAAAACCCAACTTTGAAAAGGCCCTTGAGTACGTCTCTTCTGGCAACTACTACTGGAACTCCGGTATGTTTGCCTTTACCGTAGAGACCTTTACGTCCGAGCTTAAGAGGTTCGCTCCTGAAATCTACGAAGTGATTTTCGGGGGTACCTTCCAGGAGGCCCTCGAACGGTTCGATACCCTTCCCGATATCTCCATCGACTACGCCGTTATGGAGAAGACCGACAGGGCCGCCGTTATTCTGTGTGACTTTGTGTGGTCCGACGTGGGGTGTTGGGATTCAATCTACGACCTGCTTCCAAAGGACTCCAACGGTAACGTGAAGGACGATAAAACCTTCCTCCTTGAGACCAAGAACAGCCTGGTTCTCAACAGGGACTTTGAGGGCGATAGGTTAATCGTGACGGTAGGCCTTGAAGATGTTATGGTTGTCGGGACAAAGGATGTGACCCTTGTGGCCAAGAGGGGTGAGAGTCAAAAAGTTAAAGAGATTGTTAAAGCTTTAAAGGCCGACCCGGAGTTTGCCCGCTACGCCATGACCCATCCCCTCGTTTACAGGCCGTGGGGCCACTTTATAGAGCTCGGCAGGGGTGAGCGTTACAAGATAAAGAGGATTACCGTTAAGCCCGGCGGTAAGCTCAGCTACCAGATGCACTACCACAGGAGCGAGCACTGGATAGTGGTTAAGGGAACTGCTAAGGTCACCATAGGGGACCAGGAGATGTTCGTCCACGAAAACGAGAGCGTTTTCATACCCAAAACCACTCCCCACAGGCTTGAGAACCCCGGAAAGGTTCCCCTCGAGGTTATAGAGGTTCAGGTTGGTGAGTACCTGGGAGAAGACGATATCGTAAGGTTCCAGGACGACTACGGAAGGGCTTAACGCCCTTCCTTTAACACCCTGACAACCGTTACCAGCCTACGCTCTATCAGGTTTTTACAGTAGTTTTCCCTTTTTCCTGCGTTTATTATCGCCAGTGCGTCTTCCCTCGTATTTACGAGGGAGGCGAGGTTAAACATCAGCATTGCGGCCCTCGGGGCCTTGTGAAGGCCTGCCTCGTAGGCAAGGCAGAAGCTTAAGGGGAAGTTACTTTTACCCAGTTTCATGGCTACAACCATGTAGCTCCTGTACCTTACCTGTCCCGAGAGCAGAAGTTTTGTGGGTACGAACCTTGCAAGCTGGGCTATCTCGTTATAGGTGGGTATGTATCCCATCTCTATCGCCTGCGAAAGGTAACTCCCCGCCCTTTGGTAGTTGTTTAGGTTCATCTCGATTCTCGTCAGTAGCACCAGGCCCTTCACCTGGCTGGGAACGAGTCTGTGGTACTCCTCTGCCAGCGGTAGGGCCTCTTTGGGCCTGTTGAGGAAGTTGTAAAGCCTTGCGAGCCTGTAGTAACCGTCTACACAGCCGTTTTCAACGGCCAGTTTGTAGTGGAACTCGGCTTTTTTAAAGTCTATCGGAAGGTCCCCGTAGTCCCCTTCGTATATGGCCCCGAGGAGTATTGCTGCAAAACAGTAACCTTCCTCCTCCCACTCTTTTAGTAGTTTGATTGCCAACTCTTCCCGGTTGTGGTTTATCAGGTAGAGGGCGTAGAGCCTCATGGCCGGCGTGTACCTGAGCTTCGCAGCTTTCTCTATCCAGTAGAGGTACTTCTCCTCGTTGCCGGCGCTGAGGTAGAGCTTCGCCAGGGCAACCATAGCTCTCGGTACCCCCTTTACCTTTGCGTAGTAGTAGAGCACTGCGCCGGCAATTTGGGGGTTTTTATCTTTGAGGAACAGGGCCAGCTCTATTTCCGCCTTGGTATTACCGTAGCTGCACGCCTCTTCAAGGAGTTTAAGGGCCTTTTCCGGGTTGTACTTTAGAAGTTCCATCCCCCTTTTGAAGAGTACTTCTGACGGGTTTTCCTTTGTGGCTTTCACTTCTACTCCGTAGAGCTCCTTTAGGCGGCGAAGCTCTTTCCTCTCTTGTTCCATCTGCGGCGGAGCCGGGCACCTGCCTGCCGCCCCGTACAGCCGTTGAAGGTCTGCTATTGCCGGCTTTACGCCCAGTTTGGCAAACCGCAGGATGGTTTTAAAGTCGCCGCAGCTGTTACCCGAAAGCTCCCACTTTACCCTGGCTACCCGATACTGTGCCTCAAGGAGCGGAAGGGCCCTTTCGTACCACCTGAGGGCGGTTAACAGGTACTCTTTCCTCTCTGCCTGAAGTTTCAGTTTTGCCTTAAAGAACTCCTCGGGTGTTTTTGCCGTGACAATCGGGCAGTAGCTCAGTTTAAGGCTTTTGGCCCGAATTTCGTAAATCTTTCCCAGTTTAAGAGCGGCCTCTTTATCCCCGTACTTTACGTAGAGCTCTTCCAGGAGCTTCTCTGCCTCGGAGAGTTTCCCCTCCCTTATAAGCAGTGAGGCAAGCGTCAGGCCCGCCTTTTCAATCCCCGCCTTGTAGGCCTTCTCTAAGAGCTCCTCGGCCCTTTTAACGTTTCCCTTCTCAAGGTAGTAGTTTGCAAGGAGTTTGTAGAGCTGAGGGTTCTGCCGGGCAAGTGCTAACGCTTGCCCGATTACCCTCTCGTTTACCCGGTTGTTCTTTATCAAGGTTTTGATGAGAAGCTCCTGTGCTCCCGGAACTCCCTCTTCTGAGGCGAGCCTTAGGTACTTTATCGCCTTATTAACTTCTCCTTCCTTTAAGTAGAACTTCGCTATATCCAGTAACGCCTTCTTAATCCCCTTCTCGTAGGCGAGCTCCAAGAACTTCACTCCCTCTTCGGGGGGCACCCCCTTAACTTTACCCTCTACAATTAGCTTCCCGTATAGGTAGTAGGCCTGTGGAAAGCCCCTTTTCACGAGGGGTCTAAGCTCTTTGACTGCTGCCGGGTAGTTGCCCTGAGCGTAGTACTCTTTTGCCAGCTTTATGTCTGCACAGGAGCTTATAAAGGCCACGCTCAGCCCTAAGATAAGTAGAGCAAGCCGTTTCATCACCAGTACCTCTTTATTCTTAAGAAGACGCCGTAGGCGTTCCACTGGTCGAGCTTCCCGGAATAAGCCCCTCCCGGGATAAACAGGGTGCCGGCGGCAACGTACCTCCAGCGTCCGTTGCCGGTTATCTCTCCATCGATGAGCAGGTCGAGCTCTGTTCCCAGGTCTCTGCTTTTACCGTTGGGAGCTATGAAGTACCTCGAGAAGGGAGCGTAGGGGGAGATTTTGTACTGCAGGTACTTGATGAGGTTTGCTTCCAGCCAAGTATCTTCCCCTACCTTGTAGCCTCCAAAGAGCGAAAGGAGCACCAGGTTGTTTAGGTCGGGGTTTGCAAGCTCCCCGTAGTACCTGATTCTGTTGGGCCCAAACAGGTAAGACATTGATGTTGAGATTTTGGGGAGGTAAAAGTTCGTGCTCCCCGTTCTGCTGTTACTTCCCTGACCAACTGCAAACCGGAAGCCCACTCCTTTGTTTCTCTCATCACCGAGGAGTCTCTTTGCACCGATTTCCGCCCCTATACCGTGAACGCCCTTGTAGTACGTTGCGGTGACAACCTTGTAGGCCGTACAGTCCTGCTCGATTGAGTCTGTGAAGCCCCTTTTGCCCCACATGTAGCCCAAGTCCAGCCAGTAGCTGCCCCACTCCTTCTCTCCCTTTAGCCTCACTCCGAGCCAGTTGAGGTTCTCTTTCGGCCTTACCCCTTTCCAAACGCTGGGGTCGTTGAGGTTTGAGAACCTCTTCTTGTACTCCTTTATGAAGAAGAAGCCCAAGTGTTGCCTGTAGTAGTACTGGTAGTCTGCCCTGGCCACCAAGTACCTGTAACCTTGCAGGTTTATCCTCTCCTCGCTACTGCTCACCCTTGAGTCGCTGAACCTGCCTCCTGCAAACAGGTACCAGTTCAGTAAGGTGCTCTGGTATCTGAGCCTTAAGCCGTCTAAGTAGTTCCTGTACCAAAAGCCCCTCGGCTCAAGTAGCGGCATTCTACCCAGCGAGAGGTCGTAGCCGGGGGTGTTCCTCTCTTCAAAGGTTTTCGTGTTGAGGTATAGGTATCTGATGTCCCACCAGCCTTTTCTCCTTGTTGTGTGCCGGAACCGCTGGTAGCCGATTCCTCCGTAGATGTCGCCCCATACCGAAAAGGAGTTGAAAAGGTCTGTGACGAACCTGTAGCCGAGCCTTCCTATCAGCTCCCTGCCCCTCTTTCTGCACCCGGTTCTCGGGTCGAGCCCCTCTACAAAGGAGCCGTCTACGAAGAGGTAGGTCTCTCCTATAAAGGTGGTGGTTTTGGAGGAAGCGGTTTCTGCCCTCTTTTCCTCTTCTGTAGGTTGCTTCAGCGGTTGCGGAAGTTTGGGCTCAGTTACCTTTATCTGCGACTTTACCTTTTCGAACTCCTCCTCCCACTTGAAGGAGAGGGGAGAGGTGGAAGGTTTGCCGGGTTTTTCCGGAATTCCCTTTTCGGTAGCTGTTTCCCTTGTTTCTATTTTGTTTGCCCTTTTCTCCGTTTCGGTTCGGGCGGGGAAGACCCACCTTTGCGGTTTATAGTAACAGTCCCTTAAGAAGGCGCTGGGGAAGAGCTGTTTAACTTCGGATAGGGCGCTCTTTGCCTTCTTAAAGTCTTTCCAAAAGCCCACTCTCACCGTGTACATGTGGCCGATTTTCTCTACCCTTACTTGGGGGAATTGGTTTTGAAGCTCTTTTGCCTCTTCTATTAGAAGGTCCAGGTTCCCGGGAGACGATGCTACCTGAATACAGTAGTATTCGTCCTCCTCAAGCCCGAAGGCCGTTGCCGGTAGAAGGAGAAAGAGAGCGGCTATATTAATGAACTTCCTCACCGAAGTACCTCCTCTTAATTCTGGAAAGTTCGGCCTCGATGTCTACCTGTTTGTCTTTCGGTCTGAGTTGGTTCATCTTCGAGAGGATATCCGCTATTTCCGGTTTAACCTCCTCAAAGTCGGACTTCCCGGTCATTTTGAGCTTGAGCCGCCATACTTTCGAGACGGTAAGCTTCTTTTCTATGAACCTTATGAGGTCCGGGTTCTGCTCCAGGTACTCGTCTCCGACCTTTTTAAGGACGTTTTCCTCCCAACGGAAGTAGCGGTAGAAGCGAACGTTTTTTCTCTTTATCCTCTTCTCCATACGTGCAAGTTTTTTCTGGAATGCCTTATCTGCTATTCTCTCTGCTTTTGCGTCTAAAACTCCCCAAACTCCTCCAAACTTTGCCTCGAGCTTCCTGAACTTCCTGTAGGAGAGCTTCACCGCCTCTTCCGCTTCCGCTTCCCTTTCGGCCGGTTCAACTCCCCAGACTTTACTCTCCAGGAGCACCCCTTCTCTGATGCGCCTCTGAGCCTCTTTAAAAGCTATCTCAACGTTTTCCTTCTCTTTTCGGTCTTTCAAAATGGGCAGCAGGTAGAGTGAGTAGTAGGCTTTGTTGGAGCCGAGAATGGCCGCCTCCGAGAGGAGAACCTCCCCCTCTTTAAAAAGGGGAGAGCCCTCTTCTGCAAGGGAGAGGGCCGTAAGACCCAGCTCTAAAACTGCATCGGCTTGGCCGTTCTGTGCCGCTTCTATCAGGAGCTTCACCCCCGATGCCAAGGCCGAGCTCTTGAACTCTTTAACGCTGCTTATGCCTTTTTCTACCTGCTCCCTCGCCTCTATAATCCTCATCAGCGCTATCGGTACAAGGGCCTCCCTGTTCCCGGCCTTCAACAGGTTCTGCTCGAGCTTGAGGAAGGCCTCTTTAAACTCCGGAACCGTTTCCCTTATAAGGCTGGGGTCCCCGATTCCCGGAACTATTACCGGGCGGGAGTTTTGGTACTTCAAAATCTCCTCGGTGTAAGGGGTTAAATCCCCGCTGAAGATGAAGGGGCTCGCCTTAAAGCCGTTTTTGTATATGGCTATTCCGCCGAAAAACGTTTTTATGGCGCTTTTTAGGTTGTCTTCGTAGCTGTTGCCCTGTGTCCAGGCCGAGGCCGCAAGGTGGAAGGGGTCCCTGTATAAGTTTCTGTAACTCTGGTAGAGGATGTTTATAACCGAAACCTCCGTCCCTGAGCCCAGATTCCTCCTTATCCGGTTGTTCATCACCTGGGCATTGAGGCTGTTCCTCACGTAAACCCCGTAGGCTCCGTTCCTCATAATAAAGTTCTTCTCTATGAACACGTTGTCGCTTTCAAGGAGGGAAACCCCTCCGAGCCTGTTCCCCAGCAGAACGTTCCCCTCTATAAGGGCAGACGAGCGCCTATCCATCATCACGCCCGCTCCGTGGTTGCCCATGCAGAGGTTTCTAAAGATTTTTCCCGTAACGTACCTGGAGAAGACGATTCCGTGGGCTTTGTGGGCCCCCTCTATGAGGTTGTAGCCTACGATTAAGTTCCTGCTCCAGTCGTGGGGGTCAACGTTATACTGGAAGTTGTCCCTCAGAATGTTTGCTATCAAAACGGCCCTTTTCGTGTTGTTGGAGTAGAAACCCATGAAGTTATCTTCCAGGTTGTTCCCTACAATGTATGCAACCGGTTTTCTGTGGAGCGTGAAGAGCTCTACAAACTGCGGCGTTTCAAACTCTTTCAGCGGAACCGACAGATTTATGAACAGGTTGGCTATGGGAGAGTGGAAGAGTTTATTCTCCAGCTCCCACTGACTTACCGAAATTCCAAAGGAGGAGAAGAGGCCCCTGTATCCCAGCCCCTTTACCGTTGAGCCTACAACGGTGACTTTTCCTCCCCTTATCGTGAGTATGTGGGGCCTCTGGGGGATTACCCCGTAGAGGTAGTAGGCCTCCTTCGGGATTTTTCCCAGCGGCAGGTACCGGTTCTTCTCTGTATCCCAGGTGAGGACCGTTGAGTTTACTATTTTCAGCTCTCCGGCGTTCATTATGGGGGCGCCGGGGTTAAAAGCAAGCCTAAGGGTTTCTCCCTTTATAAAGAGCTTTGCCTTCTCCCCTATGAACATCGGGGCTTTTAGGGTGTAAGTGTGCCTACTGTTCTTCTCAAGGTAGCGGTTACCCACAATTCTGTGAAGCTCCTCGAGGGTGAAGTTACCCTTCTCGAGGATAACCATCTTAAGGTTCGGGTACTTACTCCACTTGAGAAAGTAGTCTTCAAAGGGAAGGAAGAACATGAACTTCACCGGTACGAGGCTGACCTGATGAACCTTCGTCTTTCTGAAAGGCTTAGACAGCTTTTCGGGGGAGTACCGTTTCCTGACCTCTTCAAACGAGGGGATTGATACTCTCTTTTCCAGTTTT is a window of Thermovibrio ammonificans HB-1 DNA encoding:
- a CDS encoding right-handed parallel beta-helix repeat-containing protein encodes the protein MKKLIKTVSLALAWAALSGAARAESPLVVEKNPPKVYLEKYYKKQVIVPYFKHPKLILPKKLEKRVSIPSFEEVRKRYSPEKLSKPFRKTKVHQVSLVPVKFMFFLPFEDYFLKWSKYPNLKMVILEKGNFTLEELHRIVGNRYLEKNSRHTYTLKAPMFIGEKAKLFIKGETLRLAFNPGAPIMNAGELKIVNSTVLTWDTEKNRYLPLGKIPKEAYYLYGVIPQRPHILTIRGGKVTVVGSTVKGLGYRGLFSSFGISVSQWELENKLFHSPIANLFINLSVPLKEFETPQFVELFTLHRKPVAYIVGNNLEDNFMGFYSNNTKRAVLIANILRDNFQYNVDPHDWSRNLIVGYNLIEGAHKAHGIVFSRYVTGKIFRNLCMGNHGAGVMMDRRSSALIEGNVLLGNRLGGVSLLESDNVFIEKNFIMRNGAYGVYVRNSLNAQVMNNRIRRNLGSGTEVSVINILYQSYRNLYRDPFHLAASAWTQGNSYEDNLKSAIKTFFGGIAIYKNGFKASPFIFSGDLTPYTEEILKYQNSRPVIVPGIGDPSLIRETVPEFKEAFLKLEQNLLKAGNREALVPIALMRIIEAREQVEKGISSVKEFKSSALASGVKLLIEAAQNGQADAVLELGLTALSLAEEGSPLFKEGEVLLSEAAILGSNKAYYSLYLLPILKDRKEKENVEIAFKEAQRRIREGVLLESKVWGVEPAEREAEAEEAVKLSYRKFRKLEAKFGGVWGVLDAKAERIADKAFQKKLARMEKRIKRKNVRFYRYFRWEENVLKKVGDEYLEQNPDLIRFIEKKLTVSKVWRLKLKMTGKSDFEEVKPEIADILSKMNQLRPKDKQVDIEAELSRIKRRYFGEEVH